One Purpureocillium takamizusanense chromosome 1, complete sequence genomic window carries:
- the PUF3 gene encoding mRNA binding protein puf3, variant 3 (COG:J~EggNog:ENOG503NVGT) yields the protein MAVQTRSRGFPNLTMPPGSGDKRDQPMGSGFSGSNLYANSAIWNTSFSNARERSISTKDPEDNHAAGSSALNANSEADVWPGAAPNPWGTASNNDRPGRSVSTSPNRTRDGAMPNGSSYFDAQSPMLSRGGFGGKTFNDDSNGYAVAFASQKRSTQDSVSAYMDPLSTLPGHREPSLPPSRQSQGSPAFQDLYRAGHTPSNSIHSQRQISNHTTSYSTQSANQRAFNMNKQIEEDVSAQFGRRLALENSNGPSSYAQSQQQAFQLNPGSQPWTAEAPAGRFGGLDTTASDALAAHYAAMKRPSVDRISPAPSYRLESNNSPRSYQPSPDAWSNRSSRDPRIADLERRTPAQQFAAGFHAPYFASPYAPYVHLPPAQFQQGLIDPYGQTFRHHSLMAGYGLAAMPAPYALGSGLPPVRPSREQDPGKGMRSALLDEFRGGGKNSKRIELKDIYNHVVEFSGDQHGSRFIQQKLESANSDEKEQVFREIEPNAIQLMKDVFGNYVVQKFFEHGNQVQKKVLAEKMKGKVVDLSVQVYACRVVQKALEHVLVEQQAELTRELEPDILRVIRDQNGNHVVQKIIELVPRQYINFIMSSLRGQVPSLASHTFGCRVIQRMLEHGTEADKEEIMEELHASAHMLITDQFGNYVAQHVIQNGKPEDRKEMIELVMKQLVTLSKHKFASNVVEKCIENGTAEQRTRIREQLMTVGGDGTSPLGQMMRDQYGNYVIQKLLCQLEGAEREGLVEDIKPQFFSIKKANPSRQIQALEKMLGLGATGEGVKGDGNLAQLSDNTAQADITGVDSAAATPALTNEGVSPQSCSPPSTHVSADGILTDEGSKKLSEQVSQGNKPRVRETDA from the exons ATGGCTGTTCAA ACGCGATCGAGGGGCTTTCCAAACCTCACCATGCCCCCCGGGTCTGGCGACAAGCGTGACCAGCCAATGGGCTCTGGCTTCTCTGGCTCCAACCTCTACGCCAACAGCGCCATCTGGAACACTTCGTTCTCGAACGCCCGGGAGCGTTCTATCAGCACCAAAG ATCCCGAAGAcaaccacgccgccggctccagcgCCCTCAATGCAAACTCCGAGGCAGACGTctggcccggcgccgccccgaaCCCATGGGGCACAGCCTCCAACAACGACCGACCCGGCCGCTCCGTCAGCACCTCTCCCAATCGAACCCGAGACGGAGCCATGCCCAACGGCTCTAGCTACTTCGACGCGCAGAGTCCCATGttgagccgcggcggcttcggcggcaaAACCTTCAACGATGATTCCAATGGTTACGCTGTCGCCTTTGCCTCGCAGAAGCGCAGCACTCAGGACTCGGTGTCCGCCTACATGGACCCTTTGTCGACCCTGCCCGGTCATCGAGAGCCTAGCCTTCCTCCCTCGCGACAATCTCAAGGCTCTCCGGCGTTCCAAGACCTCTACCGCGCCGGGCACACTCCAAGTAACTCGATCCACTCGCAGCGCCAGATATCGAACCACACTACATCCTACTCCACCCAGAGCGCGAACCAGCGGGCGTTCAACATGAACAAGCAAATCGAGGAGGATGTTTCAGCTCAGTTCGGCCGGAGACTGGCGCTGGAGAACTCCAACGGGCCGTCGTCCTATGCCcagagccagcagcaggcatTCCAGCTGAACCCTGGCTCACAGCCCTGGACCGCTGAGGCTCCCGCTGGTAGATTTGGTGGCTTGGACACGACCGCATCGGATGCCCTTGCTGCCCACTACGCCGCCATGAAGAGACCCTCTGTCGACAGGATATCCCCTGCCCCGAGTTATCGCCTGGAGTCCAACAATAGCCCGCGGTCAtaccagcccagcccggaCGCTTGGTCCAACAGATCTTCTCGAGACCCGAGAATCGCGgacctcgagcgccgcaCTCCGGCGCAGCAATTTGCCGCCGGCTTCCATGCGCCGTACTTTGCGAGCCCGTACGCGCCCTACGTTCACCTACCACCAGCCCAGTTCCAGCAAGGCTTGATCGACCCGTATGGTCAGACCTTCCGACATCATTCGTTGATGGCCGGCTATGGCCTTGCGGCGATGCCCGCGCCCTATGCTCTCGGCTCGGGCCTTCCTCCCGTTCGGCCCTCTCGAGAGCAGGACCCGGGCAAGGGCATGCGAagcgcgctgctcgacgaatttcgcggcggcggtaagAACAGCAAACGCATTGAGCTCAAGGACATCTATAACCATGTTGTTGAGTTCAGCGGCGATCAGCACGGGTCCAGGTTCATCCAGCAAAAGTTGGAGTCAGCCAACAGTGACGAGAAGGAACAGGTCTTTCGCGAGATTGAACCCAATGCCATCCAGCTGATGAAGGATGTTTTTGGCAACTATGTTGTTCAGAAATTCTTTGAGCACGGCAACCAAGTCCAGAAGAAGGTCCTCGCAGAAAAGATGAAGGGCAAGGTCGTCGACCTGTCGGTGCAGGTATACGCGTGCCGAGTCGTGCAGAAGGCACTCGAGCACGTGCTTGTCGAACAGCAGGCGGAGCTGACCCGAGAGCTTGAACCCGACATCTTGAGGGTCATCAGGGACCAGAACGGCAACCACGTCGTTCAAAAGATCATCGAGCTCGTGCCGCGGCAATACATCAACTTCATCATGAGCTCGCTCCGAGGCCAGGTGCCTAGCCTCGCCTCTCACACGTTTGGCTGCCGGGTCATTCAGCGGATGTTGGAGCATGGTACCGAggcggacaaggaggagatCATGGAGGAGCTGCACGCGTCTGCGCACATGCTGATTACGGATCAGTTTGGCAACTACGTGGCGCAGCACGTCATCCAGAATGGCAAGCCCGAGGACCGCAAGGAGATGATTGAGCTTGTCATGAAGCAGCTGGTTACGCTGTCCAAGCACAAGTTTGCCTCCAATGTCGTCGAGAAATGCATAGAGAACGGGACTGCGGAGCAGCGGACGCGCATTCGAGAGCAGCTCATGACAgtgggcggcgatgggacGAGCCCGTTGGGGCAGATGATGCGCGATCAGTACGGCAACTATGTGATTC AAAAACTCCTGTGCCAACTCGAGGGTGCGGAACGCGAGGGGCTTGTTGAGGACATCAAGCCCCAGTTTTTCAGCATCAAGAAGGCCAACCCGTCGCGCCAGATCCAGGCGCTGGAGAAGATGCTCGGTCTCGGAGCtacgggcgagggcgtcaagggCGATGGCAACCTGGCGCAGCTATCTGACAACACAGCTCAGGCCGACATAACTGGCGTGGACTCCGCGGCGGCTACGCCGGCCTTGACCAACGAAGGTGTCAGCCCGCAGAGCTGCAGCCCCCCGAGCACACACGTCAGTGCCGATGGCATCCTGACGGACGAAGGATCCAAGAAGCTCTCGGAACAGGTGTCTCAAGGGAACAAACCCCGCGTCCGGGAGACGGACGCATAG
- the PUF3 gene encoding mRNA binding protein puf3, variant 4 (COG:J~EggNog:ENOG503NVGT), producing the protein MLFRPAHAKAPVSYPLLSSPLPSSRPLASSSPSTSLPDPTPNGRPRPHFNRESAVITPGVGSPVCIGVTTSEGLVSQSRPKASAHPGRLGPLSLSTRIWGTALIRRLTHFLAPMLSRSPIQRPHQGPRAPPAARHHLFQTRSRGFPNLTMPPGSGDKRDQPMGSGFSGSNLYANSAIWNTSFSNARERSISTKDPEDNHAAGSSALNANSEADVWPGAAPNPWGTASNNDRPGRSVSTSPNRTRDGAMPNGSSYFDAQSPMLSRGGFGGKTFNDDSNGYAVAFASQKRSTQDSVSAYMDPLSTLPGHREPSLPPSRQSQGSPAFQDLYRAGHTPSNSIHSQRQISNHTTSYSTQSANQRAFNMNKQIEEDVSAQFGRRLALENSNGPSSYAQSQQQAFQLNPGSQPWTAEAPAGRFGGLDTTASDALAAHYAAMKRPSVDRISPAPSYRLESNNSPRSYQPSPDAWSNRSSRDPRIADLERRTPAQQFAAGFHAPYFASPYAPYVHLPPAQFQQGLIDPYGQTFRHHSLMAGYGLAAMPAPYALGSGLPPVRPSREQDPGKGMRSALLDEFRGGGKNSKRIELKDIYNHVVEFSGDQHGSRFIQQKLESANSDEKEQVFREIEPNAIQLMKDVFGNYVVQKFFEHGNQVQKKVLAEKMKGKVVDLSVQVYACRVVQKALEHVLVEQQAELTRELEPDILRVIRDQNGNHVVQKIIELVPRQYINFIMSSLRGQVPSLASHTFGCRVIQRMLEHGTEADKEEIMEELHASAHMLITDQFGNYVAQHVIQNGKPEDRKEMIELVMKQLVTLSKHKFASNVVEKCIENGTAEQRTRIREQLMTVGGDGTSPLGQMMRDQYGNYVIQKLLCQLEGAEREGLVEDIKPQFFSIKKANPSRQIQALEKMLGLGATGEGVKGDGNLAQLSDNTAQADITGVDSAAATPALTNEGVSPQSCSPPSTHVSADGILTDEGSKKLSEQVSQGNKPRVRETDA; encoded by the exons ATGCTGTTTCGTCCCGCCCATGCCAAGGCACCCGTCAGTTATCCTCTGCTCTCCTCCCCTCTGCCCTCGTCTCGACCGCTCGCTTCctccagcccgtcgacatCGCTCCCGGATCCGACTCCAAacggccgccctcgcccgcatTTCAACCGCGAATCGGCCGTCATCACGCCTGGCGTCGGCTCGCCTGTCTGCATTGGGGTCACGACGTCAGAGGGGCTCGTGTCTCAGAGTCGCCCCAAGGCTAGTGCCCACCCAGGGAGGCTTGGCCCACTATCTCTCTCTACACGGATTTGGGGCACGGCGCTCATCCGCCGCCTCACACATTTCCTTGCCCCCATGCTCTCGCGCTCGCCCATTCAGCGCCCGCACCAGGGCCCCAGGGCACCCCCAGCGGCCAGACACCATCTCTTCCAG ACGCGATCGAGGGGCTTTCCAAACCTCACCATGCCCCCCGGGTCTGGCGACAAGCGTGACCAGCCAATGGGCTCTGGCTTCTCTGGCTCCAACCTCTACGCCAACAGCGCCATCTGGAACACTTCGTTCTCGAACGCCCGGGAGCGTTCTATCAGCACCAAAG ATCCCGAAGAcaaccacgccgccggctccagcgCCCTCAATGCAAACTCCGAGGCAGACGTctggcccggcgccgccccgaaCCCATGGGGCACAGCCTCCAACAACGACCGACCCGGCCGCTCCGTCAGCACCTCTCCCAATCGAACCCGAGACGGAGCCATGCCCAACGGCTCTAGCTACTTCGACGCGCAGAGTCCCATGttgagccgcggcggcttcggcggcaaAACCTTCAACGATGATTCCAATGGTTACGCTGTCGCCTTTGCCTCGCAGAAGCGCAGCACTCAGGACTCGGTGTCCGCCTACATGGACCCTTTGTCGACCCTGCCCGGTCATCGAGAGCCTAGCCTTCCTCCCTCGCGACAATCTCAAGGCTCTCCGGCGTTCCAAGACCTCTACCGCGCCGGGCACACTCCAAGTAACTCGATCCACTCGCAGCGCCAGATATCGAACCACACTACATCCTACTCCACCCAGAGCGCGAACCAGCGGGCGTTCAACATGAACAAGCAAATCGAGGAGGATGTTTCAGCTCAGTTCGGCCGGAGACTGGCGCTGGAGAACTCCAACGGGCCGTCGTCCTATGCCcagagccagcagcaggcatTCCAGCTGAACCCTGGCTCACAGCCCTGGACCGCTGAGGCTCCCGCTGGTAGATTTGGTGGCTTGGACACGACCGCATCGGATGCCCTTGCTGCCCACTACGCCGCCATGAAGAGACCCTCTGTCGACAGGATATCCCCTGCCCCGAGTTATCGCCTGGAGTCCAACAATAGCCCGCGGTCAtaccagcccagcccggaCGCTTGGTCCAACAGATCTTCTCGAGACCCGAGAATCGCGgacctcgagcgccgcaCTCCGGCGCAGCAATTTGCCGCCGGCTTCCATGCGCCGTACTTTGCGAGCCCGTACGCGCCCTACGTTCACCTACCACCAGCCCAGTTCCAGCAAGGCTTGATCGACCCGTATGGTCAGACCTTCCGACATCATTCGTTGATGGCCGGCTATGGCCTTGCGGCGATGCCCGCGCCCTATGCTCTCGGCTCGGGCCTTCCTCCCGTTCGGCCCTCTCGAGAGCAGGACCCGGGCAAGGGCATGCGAagcgcgctgctcgacgaatttcgcggcggcggtaagAACAGCAAACGCATTGAGCTCAAGGACATCTATAACCATGTTGTTGAGTTCAGCGGCGATCAGCACGGGTCCAGGTTCATCCAGCAAAAGTTGGAGTCAGCCAACAGTGACGAGAAGGAACAGGTCTTTCGCGAGATTGAACCCAATGCCATCCAGCTGATGAAGGATGTTTTTGGCAACTATGTTGTTCAGAAATTCTTTGAGCACGGCAACCAAGTCCAGAAGAAGGTCCTCGCAGAAAAGATGAAGGGCAAGGTCGTCGACCTGTCGGTGCAGGTATACGCGTGCCGAGTCGTGCAGAAGGCACTCGAGCACGTGCTTGTCGAACAGCAGGCGGAGCTGACCCGAGAGCTTGAACCCGACATCTTGAGGGTCATCAGGGACCAGAACGGCAACCACGTCGTTCAAAAGATCATCGAGCTCGTGCCGCGGCAATACATCAACTTCATCATGAGCTCGCTCCGAGGCCAGGTGCCTAGCCTCGCCTCTCACACGTTTGGCTGCCGGGTCATTCAGCGGATGTTGGAGCATGGTACCGAggcggacaaggaggagatCATGGAGGAGCTGCACGCGTCTGCGCACATGCTGATTACGGATCAGTTTGGCAACTACGTGGCGCAGCACGTCATCCAGAATGGCAAGCCCGAGGACCGCAAGGAGATGATTGAGCTTGTCATGAAGCAGCTGGTTACGCTGTCCAAGCACAAGTTTGCCTCCAATGTCGTCGAGAAATGCATAGAGAACGGGACTGCGGAGCAGCGGACGCGCATTCGAGAGCAGCTCATGACAgtgggcggcgatgggacGAGCCCGTTGGGGCAGATGATGCGCGATCAGTACGGCAACTATGTGATTC AAAAACTCCTGTGCCAACTCGAGGGTGCGGAACGCGAGGGGCTTGTTGAGGACATCAAGCCCCAGTTTTTCAGCATCAAGAAGGCCAACCCGTCGCGCCAGATCCAGGCGCTGGAGAAGATGCTCGGTCTCGGAGCtacgggcgagggcgtcaagggCGATGGCAACCTGGCGCAGCTATCTGACAACACAGCTCAGGCCGACATAACTGGCGTGGACTCCGCGGCGGCTACGCCGGCCTTGACCAACGAAGGTGTCAGCCCGCAGAGCTGCAGCCCCCCGAGCACACACGTCAGTGCCGATGGCATCCTGACGGACGAAGGATCCAAGAAGCTCTCGGAACAGGTGTCTCAAGGGAACAAACCCCGCGTCCGGGAGACGGACGCATAG
- the PUF3 gene encoding mRNA binding protein puf3 (COG:J~EggNog:ENOG503NVGT), with the protein MPPGSGDKRDQPMGSGFSGSNLYANSAIWNTSFSNARERSISTKDPEDNHAAGSSALNANSEADVWPGAAPNPWGTASNNDRPGRSVSTSPNRTRDGAMPNGSSYFDAQSPMLSRGGFGGKTFNDDSNGYAVAFASQKRSTQDSVSAYMDPLSTLPGHREPSLPPSRQSQGSPAFQDLYRAGHTPSNSIHSQRQISNHTTSYSTQSANQRAFNMNKQIEEDVSAQFGRRLALENSNGPSSYAQSQQQAFQLNPGSQPWTAEAPAGRFGGLDTTASDALAAHYAAMKRPSVDRISPAPSYRLESNNSPRSYQPSPDAWSNRSSRDPRIADLERRTPAQQFAAGFHAPYFASPYAPYVHLPPAQFQQGLIDPYGQTFRHHSLMAGYGLAAMPAPYALGSGLPPVRPSREQDPGKGMRSALLDEFRGGGKNSKRIELKDIYNHVVEFSGDQHGSRFIQQKLESANSDEKEQVFREIEPNAIQLMKDVFGNYVVQKFFEHGNQVQKKVLAEKMKGKVVDLSVQVYACRVVQKALEHVLVEQQAELTRELEPDILRVIRDQNGNHVVQKIIELVPRQYINFIMSSLRGQVPSLASHTFGCRVIQRMLEHGTEADKEEIMEELHASAHMLITDQFGNYVAQHVIQNGKPEDRKEMIELVMKQLVTLSKHKFASNVVEKCIENGTAEQRTRIREQLMTVGGDGTSPLGQMMRDQYGNYVIQKLLCQLEGAEREGLVEDIKPQFFSIKKANPSRQIQALEKMLGLGATGEGVKGDGNLAQLSDNTAQADITGVDSAAATPALTNEGVSPQSCSPPSTHVSADGILTDEGSKKLSEQVSQGNKPRVRETDA; encoded by the exons ATGCCCCCCGGGTCTGGCGACAAGCGTGACCAGCCAATGGGCTCTGGCTTCTCTGGCTCCAACCTCTACGCCAACAGCGCCATCTGGAACACTTCGTTCTCGAACGCCCGGGAGCGTTCTATCAGCACCAAAG ATCCCGAAGAcaaccacgccgccggctccagcgCCCTCAATGCAAACTCCGAGGCAGACGTctggcccggcgccgccccgaaCCCATGGGGCACAGCCTCCAACAACGACCGACCCGGCCGCTCCGTCAGCACCTCTCCCAATCGAACCCGAGACGGAGCCATGCCCAACGGCTCTAGCTACTTCGACGCGCAGAGTCCCATGttgagccgcggcggcttcggcggcaaAACCTTCAACGATGATTCCAATGGTTACGCTGTCGCCTTTGCCTCGCAGAAGCGCAGCACTCAGGACTCGGTGTCCGCCTACATGGACCCTTTGTCGACCCTGCCCGGTCATCGAGAGCCTAGCCTTCCTCCCTCGCGACAATCTCAAGGCTCTCCGGCGTTCCAAGACCTCTACCGCGCCGGGCACACTCCAAGTAACTCGATCCACTCGCAGCGCCAGATATCGAACCACACTACATCCTACTCCACCCAGAGCGCGAACCAGCGGGCGTTCAACATGAACAAGCAAATCGAGGAGGATGTTTCAGCTCAGTTCGGCCGGAGACTGGCGCTGGAGAACTCCAACGGGCCGTCGTCCTATGCCcagagccagcagcaggcatTCCAGCTGAACCCTGGCTCACAGCCCTGGACCGCTGAGGCTCCCGCTGGTAGATTTGGTGGCTTGGACACGACCGCATCGGATGCCCTTGCTGCCCACTACGCCGCCATGAAGAGACCCTCTGTCGACAGGATATCCCCTGCCCCGAGTTATCGCCTGGAGTCCAACAATAGCCCGCGGTCAtaccagcccagcccggaCGCTTGGTCCAACAGATCTTCTCGAGACCCGAGAATCGCGgacctcgagcgccgcaCTCCGGCGCAGCAATTTGCCGCCGGCTTCCATGCGCCGTACTTTGCGAGCCCGTACGCGCCCTACGTTCACCTACCACCAGCCCAGTTCCAGCAAGGCTTGATCGACCCGTATGGTCAGACCTTCCGACATCATTCGTTGATGGCCGGCTATGGCCTTGCGGCGATGCCCGCGCCCTATGCTCTCGGCTCGGGCCTTCCTCCCGTTCGGCCCTCTCGAGAGCAGGACCCGGGCAAGGGCATGCGAagcgcgctgctcgacgaatttcgcggcggcggtaagAACAGCAAACGCATTGAGCTCAAGGACATCTATAACCATGTTGTTGAGTTCAGCGGCGATCAGCACGGGTCCAGGTTCATCCAGCAAAAGTTGGAGTCAGCCAACAGTGACGAGAAGGAACAGGTCTTTCGCGAGATTGAACCCAATGCCATCCAGCTGATGAAGGATGTTTTTGGCAACTATGTTGTTCAGAAATTCTTTGAGCACGGCAACCAAGTCCAGAAGAAGGTCCTCGCAGAAAAGATGAAGGGCAAGGTCGTCGACCTGTCGGTGCAGGTATACGCGTGCCGAGTCGTGCAGAAGGCACTCGAGCACGTGCTTGTCGAACAGCAGGCGGAGCTGACCCGAGAGCTTGAACCCGACATCTTGAGGGTCATCAGGGACCAGAACGGCAACCACGTCGTTCAAAAGATCATCGAGCTCGTGCCGCGGCAATACATCAACTTCATCATGAGCTCGCTCCGAGGCCAGGTGCCTAGCCTCGCCTCTCACACGTTTGGCTGCCGGGTCATTCAGCGGATGTTGGAGCATGGTACCGAggcggacaaggaggagatCATGGAGGAGCTGCACGCGTCTGCGCACATGCTGATTACGGATCAGTTTGGCAACTACGTGGCGCAGCACGTCATCCAGAATGGCAAGCCCGAGGACCGCAAGGAGATGATTGAGCTTGTCATGAAGCAGCTGGTTACGCTGTCCAAGCACAAGTTTGCCTCCAATGTCGTCGAGAAATGCATAGAGAACGGGACTGCGGAGCAGCGGACGCGCATTCGAGAGCAGCTCATGACAgtgggcggcgatgggacGAGCCCGTTGGGGCAGATGATGCGCGATCAGTACGGCAACTATGTGATTC AAAAACTCCTGTGCCAACTCGAGGGTGCGGAACGCGAGGGGCTTGTTGAGGACATCAAGCCCCAGTTTTTCAGCATCAAGAAGGCCAACCCGTCGCGCCAGATCCAGGCGCTGGAGAAGATGCTCGGTCTCGGAGCtacgggcgagggcgtcaagggCGATGGCAACCTGGCGCAGCTATCTGACAACACAGCTCAGGCCGACATAACTGGCGTGGACTCCGCGGCGGCTACGCCGGCCTTGACCAACGAAGGTGTCAGCCCGCAGAGCTGCAGCCCCCCGAGCACACACGTCAGTGCCGATGGCATCCTGACGGACGAAGGATCCAAGAAGCTCTCGGAACAGGTGTCTCAAGGGAACAAACCCCGCGTCCGGGAGACGGACGCATAG
- the PUF3 gene encoding mRNA binding protein puf3, variant 2 (COG:J~EggNog:ENOG503NVGT): MAVQTRSRGFPNLTMPPGSGDKRDQPMGSGFSGSNLYANSAIWNTSFSNARERSISTKDPEDNHAAGSSALNANSEADVWPGAAPNPWGTASNNDRPGRSVSTSPNRTRDGAMPNGSSYFDAQSPMLSRGGFGGKTFNDDSNGYAVAFASQKRSTQDSVSAYMDPLSTLPGHREPSLPPSRQSQGSPAFQDLYRAGHTPSNSIHSQRQISNHTTSYSTQSANQRAFNMNKQIEEDVSAQFGRRLALENSNGPSSYAQSQQQAFQLNPGSQPWTAEAPAGRFGGLDTTASDALAAHYAAMKRPSVDRISPAPSYRLESNNSPRSYQPSPDAWSNRSSRDPRIADLERRTPAQQFAAGFHAPYFASPYAPYVHLPPAQFQQGLIDPYGQTFRHHSLMAGYGLAAMPAPYALGSGLPPVRPSREQDPGKGMRSALLDEFRGGGKNSKRIELKDIYNHVVEFSGDQHGSRFIQQKLESANSDEKEQVFREIEPNAIQLMKDVFGNYVVQKFFEHGNQVQKKVLAEKMKGKVVDLSVQVYACRVVQKALEHVLVEQQAELTRELEPDILRVIRDQNGNHVVQKIIELVPRQYINFIMSSLRGQVPSLASHTFGCRVIQRMLEHGTEADKEEIMEELHASAHMLITDQFGNYVAQHVIQNGKPEDRKEMIELVMKQLVTLSKHKFASNVVEKCIENGTAEQRTRIREQLMTVGGDGTSPLGQMMRDQYGNYVIRK; this comes from the exons ATGGCTGTTCAA ACGCGATCGAGGGGCTTTCCAAACCTCACCATGCCCCCCGGGTCTGGCGACAAGCGTGACCAGCCAATGGGCTCTGGCTTCTCTGGCTCCAACCTCTACGCCAACAGCGCCATCTGGAACACTTCGTTCTCGAACGCCCGGGAGCGTTCTATCAGCACCAAAG ATCCCGAAGAcaaccacgccgccggctccagcgCCCTCAATGCAAACTCCGAGGCAGACGTctggcccggcgccgccccgaaCCCATGGGGCACAGCCTCCAACAACGACCGACCCGGCCGCTCCGTCAGCACCTCTCCCAATCGAACCCGAGACGGAGCCATGCCCAACGGCTCTAGCTACTTCGACGCGCAGAGTCCCATGttgagccgcggcggcttcggcggcaaAACCTTCAACGATGATTCCAATGGTTACGCTGTCGCCTTTGCCTCGCAGAAGCGCAGCACTCAGGACTCGGTGTCCGCCTACATGGACCCTTTGTCGACCCTGCCCGGTCATCGAGAGCCTAGCCTTCCTCCCTCGCGACAATCTCAAGGCTCTCCGGCGTTCCAAGACCTCTACCGCGCCGGGCACACTCCAAGTAACTCGATCCACTCGCAGCGCCAGATATCGAACCACACTACATCCTACTCCACCCAGAGCGCGAACCAGCGGGCGTTCAACATGAACAAGCAAATCGAGGAGGATGTTTCAGCTCAGTTCGGCCGGAGACTGGCGCTGGAGAACTCCAACGGGCCGTCGTCCTATGCCcagagccagcagcaggcatTCCAGCTGAACCCTGGCTCACAGCCCTGGACCGCTGAGGCTCCCGCTGGTAGATTTGGTGGCTTGGACACGACCGCATCGGATGCCCTTGCTGCCCACTACGCCGCCATGAAGAGACCCTCTGTCGACAGGATATCCCCTGCCCCGAGTTATCGCCTGGAGTCCAACAATAGCCCGCGGTCAtaccagcccagcccggaCGCTTGGTCCAACAGATCTTCTCGAGACCCGAGAATCGCGgacctcgagcgccgcaCTCCGGCGCAGCAATTTGCCGCCGGCTTCCATGCGCCGTACTTTGCGAGCCCGTACGCGCCCTACGTTCACCTACCACCAGCCCAGTTCCAGCAAGGCTTGATCGACCCGTATGGTCAGACCTTCCGACATCATTCGTTGATGGCCGGCTATGGCCTTGCGGCGATGCCCGCGCCCTATGCTCTCGGCTCGGGCCTTCCTCCCGTTCGGCCCTCTCGAGAGCAGGACCCGGGCAAGGGCATGCGAagcgcgctgctcgacgaatttcgcggcggcggtaagAACAGCAAACGCATTGAGCTCAAGGACATCTATAACCATGTTGTTGAGTTCAGCGGCGATCAGCACGGGTCCAGGTTCATCCAGCAAAAGTTGGAGTCAGCCAACAGTGACGAGAAGGAACAGGTCTTTCGCGAGATTGAACCCAATGCCATCCAGCTGATGAAGGATGTTTTTGGCAACTATGTTGTTCAGAAATTCTTTGAGCACGGCAACCAAGTCCAGAAGAAGGTCCTCGCAGAAAAGATGAAGGGCAAGGTCGTCGACCTGTCGGTGCAGGTATACGCGTGCCGAGTCGTGCAGAAGGCACTCGAGCACGTGCTTGTCGAACAGCAGGCGGAGCTGACCCGAGAGCTTGAACCCGACATCTTGAGGGTCATCAGGGACCAGAACGGCAACCACGTCGTTCAAAAGATCATCGAGCTCGTGCCGCGGCAATACATCAACTTCATCATGAGCTCGCTCCGAGGCCAGGTGCCTAGCCTCGCCTCTCACACGTTTGGCTGCCGGGTCATTCAGCGGATGTTGGAGCATGGTACCGAggcggacaaggaggagatCATGGAGGAGCTGCACGCGTCTGCGCACATGCTGATTACGGATCAGTTTGGCAACTACGTGGCGCAGCACGTCATCCAGAATGGCAAGCCCGAGGACCGCAAGGAGATGATTGAGCTTGTCATGAAGCAGCTGGTTACGCTGTCCAAGCACAAGTTTGCCTCCAATGTCGTCGAGAAATGCATAGAGAACGGGACTGCGGAGCAGCGGACGCGCATTCGAGAGCAGCTCATGACAgtgggcggcgatgggacGAGCCCGTTGGGGCAGATGATGCGCGATCAGTACGGCAACTATGTGATTCGTAAGTGA